The proteins below are encoded in one region of Nitrospira sp.:
- the murG gene encoding UDP-N-acetylglucosamine--N-acetylmuramyl-(pentapeptide) pyrophosphoryl-undecaprenol N-acetylglucosamine transferase, with amino-acid sequence MNIVIAAGGTGGHLYPAIALAKEFQQRRPGTAVLFVGTTRGIESRVVPHEGFPLRLITAKPFMGMGRLGALKALLVLPVGIRQAWQTLRAQRAGLVIGVGGYTTPAVLIAAWLARVPRVILEPNSYPGLANKIVGPFVDRVFLAFETTATFFPSTKVSVVGTPIRREFFEPEGAPSRGKGAWAVHLLIFGGSQGAKAINGAMVAALPLLTDLRDRLLITHQTGEADRSEVAAAYQARGFKADVQAFFFDMPIVLRAADLVIARSGAMTIAELTACGCPAVLIPLPQAIYNHQAKNAAVMEAAGAALVISQYELSGEHLAATIRELVSDPVRLQQMRERSASMRRIDAAARIVDECLSLVGEAHETNSATGATT; translated from the coding sequence ATGAACATCGTCATCGCAGCAGGCGGAACGGGCGGACACCTGTATCCCGCCATTGCGCTGGCCAAGGAGTTTCAGCAGCGACGGCCGGGAACGGCGGTCTTGTTCGTCGGGACCACCAGAGGGATCGAATCCCGCGTGGTTCCTCACGAAGGATTTCCGCTTCGACTTATTACAGCCAAGCCGTTCATGGGGATGGGTCGGCTGGGGGCGCTCAAAGCTTTGCTCGTGCTTCCGGTCGGCATCCGGCAGGCGTGGCAGACGCTCCGAGCGCAGCGGGCCGGGTTGGTCATTGGCGTCGGCGGCTACACGACCCCGGCGGTGTTGATTGCCGCGTGGCTGGCGCGGGTACCGCGGGTGATTCTCGAGCCCAATTCGTATCCAGGTCTGGCCAACAAAATCGTGGGGCCGTTCGTCGATCGTGTGTTTCTCGCGTTCGAGACCACGGCGACGTTTTTTCCATCAACGAAGGTATCGGTGGTCGGTACGCCGATCCGGCGGGAGTTCTTTGAGCCGGAGGGGGCGCCGTCACGTGGGAAGGGAGCGTGGGCCGTGCACTTGCTGATTTTCGGGGGGAGCCAGGGCGCTAAAGCAATCAACGGGGCGATGGTCGCGGCACTGCCATTGCTTACCGACTTGCGAGACCGGTTGCTCATCACGCATCAGACGGGCGAGGCCGATCGAAGCGAGGTCGCAGCAGCCTATCAGGCGCGTGGCTTTAAGGCCGACGTCCAGGCGTTCTTTTTCGACATGCCGATAGTCTTGCGCGCCGCCGACTTGGTGATCGCACGATCCGGCGCCATGACGATCGCGGAGTTGACGGCGTGCGGCTGTCCGGCCGTACTCATCCCGCTCCCACAAGCCATCTACAATCATCAAGCCAAGAATGCCGCGGTCATGGAGGCCGCCGGCGCGGCCCTCGTGATATCCCAATACGAACTTTCCGGTGAGCACCTGGCGGCCACTATCCGCGAGTTGGTGTCGGACCCCGTGCGCTTGCAGCAGATGCGGGAACGCAGCGCGAGTATGCGGCGCATCGACGCCGCGGCGCGCATCGTGGATGAGTGTCTGAGCCTGGTGGGGGAGGCACATGAAACCAACAGTGCTACTGGAGCAACGACGTGA
- the murC gene encoding UDP-N-acetylmuramate--L-alanine ligase, producing the protein MKPTVLLEQRRETTERTGANGQPTTALTRRAMFRKTQHIHLVGIGGSGMSGIAEVLLTLGYKVTGSDLAASDTTRRLEELGGKIFIGHRESNVGPAQVVVISSAVSPDNPEVLAAKAKPIPVIPRAEMLAELMRLKYGVAIAGAHGKTTTTSMVASVLAEGGLDPTMVIGGKVNALGSHARLGRGELLVAEADESDGSFLRLSPTIVAVTNIDREHLDHYGSMEQVEASFLEFINRIPFYGLAVLCSDNERLRTLVGRVVKRYYTYGLQEIPGTAEPDYRATDIALKEWGSEFRAFFRGRALGPFRLAIPGIHNVSNALAAIAIGLELDVPVDLIRRGLAAFSGVERRFHLRGEKQGIMVVDDYGHHPTEIKATIAAAKQGWSRRLVVLFQPHRYTRTRDLMDDFAQAFSQADVLFVTDIYPASERPIPGVDGEALADRIRRAGHPNVMWVAQKQDLPDQVTPMLQAGDFVLTLGAGDIWKAGLGILDRLPT; encoded by the coding sequence ATGAAACCAACAGTGCTACTGGAGCAACGACGTGAAACCACGGAACGGACGGGTGCGAACGGACAACCAACGACGGCACTGACGCGGCGCGCGATGTTTCGCAAAACGCAACACATTCATCTGGTCGGCATCGGTGGCTCAGGTATGAGCGGCATCGCCGAGGTGTTGCTGACGTTAGGATACAAAGTGACGGGCTCCGATCTGGCGGCCTCTGATACGACGCGCCGGTTGGAGGAACTCGGTGGCAAGATCTTCATCGGGCATCGCGAGTCGAATGTCGGCCCCGCTCAGGTGGTCGTCATCTCGTCGGCGGTTTCGCCGGACAATCCAGAGGTGCTGGCGGCCAAGGCCAAACCCATCCCTGTCATCCCGAGGGCCGAGATGCTGGCCGAGCTGATGCGGCTGAAGTACGGCGTCGCGATCGCGGGCGCGCACGGCAAGACCACGACCACGTCGATGGTCGCCAGCGTGCTGGCGGAAGGCGGACTCGATCCCACCATGGTGATCGGCGGGAAGGTCAATGCCTTGGGAAGCCATGCCCGGTTGGGCCGCGGCGAACTGCTGGTCGCCGAGGCGGACGAAAGCGACGGCTCCTTCCTGCGACTCTCTCCGACAATTGTTGCCGTGACCAATATTGATCGCGAGCATCTCGATCACTACGGATCGATGGAGCAGGTCGAGGCGAGCTTCCTCGAATTCATCAACCGTATTCCCTTCTACGGATTGGCCGTACTGTGCTCGGACAACGAACGACTTCGGACGCTCGTGGGGCGCGTCGTGAAGCGGTACTACACCTATGGTCTGCAGGAGATCCCGGGTACGGCGGAACCGGATTACCGTGCGACGGACATTGCGCTCAAGGAATGGGGATCAGAATTTCGAGCGTTTTTTCGGGGCCGGGCCTTGGGTCCATTCCGATTGGCCATCCCAGGCATCCACAACGTGTCCAACGCGTTGGCGGCGATCGCAATCGGGTTGGAACTCGACGTGCCTGTCGATCTCATCCGACGTGGGCTGGCGGCGTTCTCGGGAGTCGAACGGCGGTTTCACCTGCGGGGAGAAAAACAGGGAATCATGGTCGTCGACGATTACGGCCACCATCCAACGGAGATCAAGGCCACCATTGCCGCGGCGAAGCAGGGATGGTCACGCCGCCTCGTCGTCCTTTTTCAGCCGCACCGGTACACGCGCACACGGGACCTGATGGACGACTTCGCGCAGGCCTTCTCGCAGGCGGACGTGCTGTTCGTCACCGACATTTATCCGGCGAGTGAGCGGCCCATTCCAGGGGTGGACGGGGAAGCGCTGGCCGACCGAATCCGTCGCGCCGGACATCCCAACGTGATGTGGGTGGCGCAGAAGCAGGACCTCCCTGATCAGGTGACACCGATGCTGCAGGCCGGTGACTTCGTCTTGACCTTGGGGGCCGGAGACATTTGGAAAGCCGGCTTGGGAATTCTGGATCGTTTGCCGACGTGA
- a CDS encoding UDP-N-acetylenolpyruvoylglucosamine reductase — MMQHGGRKSTARPSARAETSRRLARALEGVRGAVTFDASLKALTSFKIGGIAEVLVKPADETDVARVCRQSHDARLPVFVLGGTNVLIRDGGIRGIVVSLSNLKGIRNDAEGVVYAEAGVGMPTLLKHVIKHGLAGLEWAAGIPGTVGGCVVMNAGTRLGEMKDSLKAVRMAEPDGSIRDYLRTELQFEYRRTHLPPGIVVGAWLQLKPATQSDVGHAIKDYLRYRKATQPLTQPNAGCVFKNPSPRSAGHVIEAAGLKGLRVGDAQVSTKHANFIVNLGKASAADVLGLIAEVQRRVRDQSGVELELELKVIGETTRKGRRHV, encoded by the coding sequence ATGATGCAACACGGTGGGCGAAAGTCGACGGCTCGTCCGTCCGCGCGAGCCGAGACGTCCAGGCGGCTCGCCCGCGCGCTCGAGGGCGTGCGTGGCGCCGTCACATTCGACGCCTCTTTGAAGGCGCTCACGTCGTTCAAGATCGGCGGCATTGCGGAGGTGCTGGTGAAGCCCGCGGACGAAACCGACGTCGCCCGCGTCTGCCGCCAATCGCACGACGCGCGGTTGCCCGTCTTCGTACTCGGCGGTACCAACGTGCTCATCAGAGACGGCGGGATTCGGGGTATCGTGGTCAGTCTGAGCAACCTCAAGGGGATCCGGAATGACGCGGAAGGAGTGGTGTACGCCGAGGCCGGAGTCGGCATGCCGACGCTGCTCAAGCATGTCATCAAGCATGGACTGGCAGGGTTGGAGTGGGCGGCTGGCATCCCTGGGACCGTGGGAGGTTGTGTTGTCATGAATGCGGGGACGCGGTTGGGGGAAATGAAGGATTCGCTGAAGGCGGTGCGGATGGCCGAGCCGGATGGATCGATTCGGGACTATCTTCGCACCGAGCTCCAATTCGAATACCGACGGACGCATCTGCCTCCGGGGATCGTCGTGGGGGCGTGGTTGCAACTGAAGCCAGCCACACAGAGCGACGTCGGTCACGCCATCAAAGACTATTTGCGCTATCGGAAAGCGACCCAGCCCTTGACGCAACCAAATGCCGGCTGTGTGTTCAAGAACCCAAGTCCTCGCTCCGCTGGCCACGTGATTGAGGCCGCGGGGCTCAAGGGGTTGCGGGTGGGCGATGCGCAGGTGTCGACCAAGCATGCCAACTTCATCGTGAATCTCGGCAAGGCGTCGGCAGCCGATGTGCTCGGACTCATTGCCGAAGTGCAGCGACGGGTCAGGGATCAGTCCGGCGTGGAGTTGGAACTGGAACTCAAGGTGATCGGCGAGACGACGAGGAAGGGGCGGCGACACGTATGA
- the ddl gene encoding D-alanine--D-alanine ligase: MSERAPLTQGRIGVLMGGRSAERDVSLRTGQAVYQALLRRGYDAVTIDVGPSIVDELRNKKIDLVFIALHGPGGEDGTIQGLLETLRLPYTGSGVRASAVAMHKVLTKTVLAAAGVPVPRGEVVVAGRVTRPSLPKGLKWPVIVKPATQGSTIGVSIVRKPAEWTAALAAAHQYDTEAVVEAFVPGHELTVGVLRSEGKTDVLPAVEIVAPSGFYDFSAKYQKGKTQYVCPAPISAKTAKTLRALAASAYDALACEGAARVDFRVTPRGAAYVLEANTIPGMTETSLLPMAAAKAGIDYDSLVERILDSALVRQRVMATSVAEAPR; this comes from the coding sequence ATGAGCGAACGCGCTCCGTTGACCCAGGGCCGCATCGGGGTTCTCATGGGCGGCCGGTCGGCTGAGCGCGACGTTTCCCTCCGGACCGGGCAGGCGGTGTACCAAGCCTTGTTGCGGCGTGGCTACGATGCCGTGACAATCGATGTCGGTCCCTCGATCGTTGACGAGTTGCGCAACAAGAAGATCGACCTGGTGTTTATTGCTCTGCATGGGCCCGGCGGTGAAGACGGCACCATTCAAGGGCTCCTCGAAACGTTGCGCCTACCCTATACAGGGTCGGGTGTGCGTGCCAGTGCCGTCGCGATGCACAAGGTACTGACAAAAACCGTGCTGGCGGCAGCCGGTGTCCCCGTGCCTCGCGGCGAAGTCGTTGTGGCAGGGCGGGTGACACGACCTTCCCTGCCGAAGGGTCTGAAATGGCCAGTCATCGTGAAGCCCGCGACGCAGGGGTCCACGATCGGCGTCAGCATCGTCAGAAAGCCGGCCGAGTGGACGGCCGCCCTCGCCGCAGCGCATCAATACGATACCGAGGCCGTGGTCGAAGCATTCGTCCCCGGCCATGAACTCACCGTCGGGGTGCTTCGTTCTGAGGGAAAGACCGACGTGTTGCCGGCCGTAGAGATCGTCGCCCCGTCGGGCTTCTACGATTTTTCGGCCAAGTATCAGAAGGGGAAAACCCAGTATGTGTGTCCGGCACCGATATCGGCCAAGACCGCCAAGACGCTACGCGCACTGGCGGCATCCGCGTATGACGCACTCGCGTGCGAAGGGGCGGCCCGCGTCGATTTTCGTGTGACGCCGCGGGGCGCCGCCTATGTGCTCGAAGCCAATACGATTCCCGGGATGACGGAAACAAGCTTATTACCGATGGCCGCGGCCAAGGCTGGCATCGATTACGATTCCTTGGTCGAGCGAATTCTCGATTCGGCGCTGGTGCGACAACGGGTGATGGCGACCTCGGTTGCGGAGGCTCCTCGATGA
- a CDS encoding cell division protein FtsQ, with the protein MGRLLRGIGKCVAFVAVSVGVVWGGLIAWQQGGPWLAEALRVKEIFVTGSSHVTRAEVIAKLRLDKRATLYGLDTKPLVDRVKTLTWVKEATITRVPFHALEVEIAERQPAGVIQGVHANVLVDDEGVILKWIGHTTDERLPLVTGVDIKRMSQPGSRERRTVKEAFELASLIRQAEGQRVQVDGSNPMNLVVSVNDTRVSFGQSPFQDKWTLYQQLKPVLVAEHGASLAQRPVDVDLRFVDRVIVRERG; encoded by the coding sequence TTGGGCCGCCTCCTCCGAGGAATCGGGAAATGCGTGGCGTTCGTCGCAGTCAGTGTCGGAGTCGTCTGGGGCGGTCTCATCGCGTGGCAGCAGGGTGGACCTTGGCTCGCCGAAGCCCTTCGCGTGAAGGAAATTTTCGTCACTGGTAGCAGCCACGTGACGCGCGCAGAGGTGATCGCAAAGTTACGGTTGGACAAGCGTGCGACGTTGTACGGACTGGACACCAAGCCGTTAGTCGATCGTGTGAAGACCCTTACCTGGGTCAAGGAGGCGACGATCACGCGTGTGCCGTTCCATGCGCTGGAAGTTGAGATCGCGGAGCGACAACCGGCCGGAGTCATTCAGGGCGTGCATGCCAACGTATTGGTAGACGACGAGGGAGTCATTCTCAAGTGGATCGGACATACGACAGATGAGCGGCTGCCGCTCGTGACCGGGGTGGACATCAAGCGGATGTCGCAGCCCGGGAGCCGCGAGCGACGGACTGTGAAGGAGGCATTCGAACTGGCGTCGTTGATCCGGCAAGCAGAAGGACAGCGGGTCCAGGTGGACGGCAGCAATCCCATGAATCTGGTCGTGTCCGTCAATGACACGCGCGTGTCCTTCGGTCAGTCGCCGTTTCAGGACAAATGGACGCTCTATCAACAGTTGAAACCCGTGTTGGTGGCCGAGCATGGCGCATCGCTGGCGCAGCGACCTGTCGACGTGGATCTTCGATTTGTCGATCGGGTGATCGTTCGAGAAAGGGGGTAG
- the ftsA gene encoding cell division protein FtsA — translation MPKREQILVGLDIGTTKICAIVAEVAEGGTLSVIGVGSSPSRGLRKGVVVNIESTVESIKKAVDDAELMAGVEIHSVYTGIAGGHIAGENCKGVVVLKRQEVSREDVQRAVDSARTMAVVPHERRVLHVLPREFMVDDQDGVRDPIGMSGTRLEVNVHVITGAVTSAQNLVKSVNRAGLDVVDIVLQPLASSEAVLSPEEKELGVAMVDFGGGTTDLAIFLDGSVRHTAVLPIGGQNLTKDLAIGLLTSQSEAEKIKVQYGIARVDLLQGHQVVDVPSVGDRPPRTFTRRDIGDILEPRVEEMFELVRREISRAGYEGMLGAGVVLTGGTSLLEGMPDAAERLLNLPARRGAPGGVGGLRDIVSNPIYATGVGLLLHARQHADEQDLAGIGSGRPLGRMLDHMRAWAKEMFF, via the coding sequence GTGCCCAAACGTGAGCAAATTTTAGTGGGCCTGGATATCGGCACCACCAAGATCTGCGCCATCGTCGCGGAAGTCGCCGAAGGCGGCACGCTGAGCGTCATCGGGGTGGGATCAAGCCCCTCGCGCGGTTTGCGCAAAGGAGTGGTGGTCAATATCGAGAGCACGGTCGAATCCATCAAGAAGGCTGTCGACGACGCGGAATTAATGGCCGGGGTCGAAATTCACTCGGTCTATACCGGTATCGCCGGAGGTCACATCGCCGGTGAGAACTGCAAAGGCGTCGTGGTGCTCAAGCGGCAAGAGGTTTCGCGGGAGGACGTGCAGCGAGCCGTCGACAGCGCCAGGACGATGGCGGTGGTCCCGCACGAACGGCGCGTGCTGCACGTGTTGCCGCGCGAGTTCATGGTCGATGATCAGGACGGGGTCCGCGATCCGATCGGCATGTCCGGCACACGGTTGGAGGTCAACGTGCACGTCATTACGGGCGCCGTGACGTCCGCCCAGAATTTAGTCAAGAGCGTCAATCGAGCCGGGCTCGACGTGGTGGACATCGTGCTCCAGCCGCTGGCGTCCAGCGAGGCCGTGCTGAGTCCCGAAGAGAAAGAGTTGGGCGTGGCCATGGTCGATTTCGGCGGCGGCACGACGGATCTGGCGATTTTTCTCGACGGAAGCGTGCGCCATACCGCGGTGTTGCCGATCGGGGGGCAGAATCTCACGAAGGACTTGGCCATCGGTCTGCTGACGTCGCAAAGCGAGGCGGAGAAGATCAAGGTCCAATACGGGATCGCCCGAGTGGATCTCTTGCAAGGACATCAAGTGGTAGACGTGCCGTCGGTGGGCGATCGTCCACCCCGGACCTTCACGCGGCGCGATATCGGGGACATCCTTGAACCTCGGGTGGAAGAGATGTTCGAGCTCGTTCGGCGTGAAATCTCCAGGGCGGGGTACGAGGGGATGCTGGGGGCTGGGGTCGTCTTGACGGGCGGCACGTCGCTCCTCGAGGGCATGCCGGACGCTGCGGAGCGCCTGCTCAATCTCCCCGCGCGCCGTGGAGCGCCCGGAGGTGTCGGCGGGCTTCGCGATATCGTGAGCAATCCGATCTACGCGACGGGCGTGGGCCTCCTTCTTCATGCCCGACAACATGCGGACGAGCAGGACCTGGCGGGCATCGGAAGCGGCCGACCATTGGGAAGGATGTTGGACCATATGCGGGCGTGGGCGAAGGAAATGTTCTTCTAA